The following are from one region of the Paenibacillus sp. KS-LC4 genome:
- a CDS encoding amino acid ABC transporter permease, protein MMSSWQVIVDAMPLLLQGLWITVKIVVISLLIAFVIGLITGLINTSSNKILKFIATLYIDIIRGTPLLVQMFFIYFALPAFLDIRIPAETAGIIAISANAGAYIAEIFRAGILSIDNGQREAARSLGLSQVQTMRLVILPQAFRRMIPAFVNQCTISIKDTSLLSVIGIRELTQSGEIIISTNYRAFEIWGTVGILYFIIIYSISRLSRVLERRLSLK, encoded by the coding sequence ATGATGTCCTCATGGCAAGTTATTGTAGATGCGATGCCCTTGCTGCTGCAAGGGTTATGGATAACGGTCAAAATTGTTGTCATCTCGCTGCTGATTGCATTCGTTATCGGATTAATTACGGGACTGATAAATACATCATCGAATAAAATTTTAAAGTTTATTGCAACGCTCTATATTGATATCATTCGCGGTACGCCGCTGCTCGTGCAAATGTTTTTCATCTATTTCGCCCTGCCAGCCTTTCTCGATATTCGCATACCTGCGGAGACAGCTGGGATCATTGCAATTAGCGCCAATGCTGGTGCCTACATTGCGGAAATTTTCCGCGCTGGTATTTTGTCGATTGACAACGGGCAGCGTGAGGCTGCTCGTTCACTCGGTCTAAGCCAGGTGCAGACCATGCGCCTCGTTATTTTGCCGCAGGCGTTCCGCCGCATGATTCCCGCATTCGTCAACCAGTGTACGATTAGCATCAAGGATACTTCGCTGTTGTCCGTTATCGGCATCAGGGAGCTAACGCAGAGCGGTGAAATTATCATTTCTACCAACTACCGCGCATTCGAAATTTGGGGCACCGTCGGCATCCTTTATTTCATCATCATTTACAGTATCTCACGCCTGTCCCGTGTACTTGAAAGGAGGCTGAGCCTGAAATGA
- a CDS encoding ATP-binding protein, which yields MYSLFRNEKIQMVGIALATAVGAEFRITPFSGDFYRIGLGVSIFLFFLLQFRHLSFVKTGFLAGIAAVIFQSVEWLIYTNSTSLIAGLQNNAPAALYYTFFAWCLSKLLGRAKEIQPLALGALVTIVDFSSNLLELLFRNIFLGTAPYHFDELALLLMTAVIRSYFVIGLYNSMAIQQFKMLHFEQEKRIEQMLNVGSSLYGEAFYLRKSMDNIEGITASSYELYDKLRQEQPVLAKQALIVTQQIHEVKKDTQRILAGLLKLFDHETLTQMSLVEVMHYVRKGTMEYSEMLGKKIAFQQRVAVDLITPHYIALLSILNNLAANAVEAIESSGSIDIEISQHGDKLMLIVADSGKGIPPEEMELVFEPGFTTKFDQTGIAATGIGLSHVRDIISSFAGSIRAKSLDDGPGTAFIVELSLAALNHPYTTPNLKEAHHVH from the coding sequence ATGTATTCACTATTTCGCAATGAAAAAATACAAATGGTCGGCATCGCGCTCGCAACAGCCGTCGGAGCCGAATTCAGGATCACTCCGTTTAGCGGGGATTTTTACCGCATCGGGCTCGGCGTCAGCATCTTTTTATTTTTTCTGCTGCAATTTCGCCATCTTTCGTTTGTGAAAACAGGCTTTCTAGCCGGTATTGCCGCTGTCATCTTCCAATCCGTGGAGTGGCTGATCTACACGAATTCCACTTCTCTAATAGCTGGCCTGCAAAATAATGCTCCAGCCGCCCTATACTATACCTTCTTTGCCTGGTGTCTTAGCAAGCTGCTGGGACGCGCCAAGGAAATTCAGCCGCTGGCGCTGGGCGCACTCGTTACAATTGTGGACTTCTCCTCCAATTTACTGGAGCTTCTGTTCCGTAATATTTTTCTCGGCACAGCGCCCTATCACTTCGATGAACTAGCCCTGCTGCTTATGACGGCTGTTATTCGCAGCTACTTTGTCATCGGTCTGTACAATAGCATGGCCATCCAGCAGTTCAAAATGCTTCATTTCGAGCAGGAGAAGCGCATCGAGCAAATGCTGAATGTCGGCTCCAGCTTGTATGGAGAAGCGTTCTACCTGCGGAAATCAATGGATAATATTGAAGGCATTACGGCGAGCAGCTACGAGCTGTACGACAAGCTGCGGCAGGAGCAGCCTGTGCTCGCCAAGCAGGCGCTCATCGTCACCCAGCAAATTCATGAGGTAAAAAAAGATACTCAGCGTATTCTAGCCGGGCTGCTCAAGCTGTTTGATCATGAAACGCTTACCCAGATGAGCCTCGTGGAGGTCATGCATTATGTGAGGAAGGGCACTATGGAATATAGCGAGATGCTGGGGAAAAAGATTGCCTTTCAGCAGCGGGTGGCGGTTGATTTGATTACGCCTCATTATATTGCACTGCTCTCTATATTGAACAATTTGGCGGCAAACGCCGTTGAAGCGATTGAAAGCAGCGGCTCCATTGATATTGAAATCAGCCAGCATGGCGACAAGCTAATGTTGATCGTTGCCGATTCCGGCAAAGGCATACCGCCAGAGGAGATGGAGCTCGTTTTTGAGCCAGGCTTCACCACCAAATTTGATCAAACGGGAATCGCAGCAACCGGAATCGGCTTGTCCCATGTGCGTGATATTATTTCTTCATTTGCGGGCTCGATTCGCGCAAAGTCGCTGGATGATGGGCCAGGCACCGCCTTTATTGTCGAACTGTCGCTTGCTGCGCTAAACCATCCTTATACAACGCCAAACTTGAAGGAGGCACACCATGTCCATTAG
- a CDS encoding amino acid ABC transporter ATP-binding protein — translation MIIVEGLKKRFGDNEVLRDISTTITEKEVVCIIGPSGSGKSTFLRCLNLLEEVTSGIVKIGDVTVTAPETNIDKLRQNVGMVFQQFNLFPHLTVLENIMLAPKHIKKMNKAENEKQSIALLNKVGLASKKDEYPARLSGGQQQRVAIARALAMNPRVMLFDEPTSALDPEMVGEVLQVMKDLAHEGITMVVVTHEMGFAREVADRVIFMDGGYIVEQGPPAAIFDTPQHERTQAFLSKVL, via the coding sequence ATGATCATTGTAGAAGGCTTGAAGAAAAGGTTTGGCGACAACGAGGTGCTGCGCGATATTTCCACCACCATTACCGAAAAGGAAGTCGTCTGCATCATCGGCCCTTCCGGCTCTGGAAAAAGCACCTTCCTTCGCTGCCTTAATTTACTGGAGGAAGTGACGTCCGGCATTGTGAAAATCGGTGACGTTACCGTCACAGCGCCTGAGACGAATATTGACAAGCTGCGGCAAAATGTCGGCATGGTGTTTCAGCAGTTCAATCTATTCCCGCATTTGACGGTGCTGGAGAATATTATGCTGGCTCCCAAGCACATTAAGAAAATGAACAAAGCAGAGAACGAGAAGCAGTCAATCGCGCTGCTCAATAAAGTAGGTCTTGCGTCCAAAAAGGATGAATATCCTGCTCGCCTGTCCGGCGGCCAGCAGCAGCGTGTCGCAATCGCTCGCGCACTGGCGATGAATCCGCGGGTCATGCTGTTCGACGAGCCAACGTCTGCACTCGATCCGGAAATGGTCGGCGAGGTGCTTCAGGTAATGAAGGATTTGGCTCACGAAGGTATTACGATGGTCGTCGTCACTCATGAAATGGGCTTCGCCCGCGAAGTCGCTGACCGTGTTATTTTCATGGATGGCGGTTATATTGTTGAGCAGGGTCCGCCCGCTGCGATCTTTGATACGCCGCAGCATGAGCGCACGCAAGCTTTTCTGAGTAAGGTGCTGTAG
- a CDS encoding ABC transporter ATP-binding protein has product MSDIIKLNEVSKQFKMFGIEPLSCAFKQGYITGLIGPNGAGKTTLIKMIMGITRSDTGEITIFGQSLSLQAAEIKQRIGFVSDECHYYEHLSIQSMKNIIAPFYKKWDDHAFSRLLERFELSPKMKISSLSKGMKMKLALAFALSHQADMLIMDEPTAGLDPVFRRELLDLLAEIMLDERKSILFSTHITTDLDRIADYIAFLHRGKLVFNESREQIQERYVLVKGPVGLLEAPSVKAAFIGIRESLVGFEGLTDRGHEIAAMVGDGAQLSRPTLEDIMYFTAKGEKGHAAAVT; this is encoded by the coding sequence ATGAGCGACATCATTAAGCTGAACGAAGTATCCAAGCAGTTTAAAATGTTCGGCATCGAGCCTCTGTCCTGCGCATTTAAGCAGGGGTACATAACCGGGCTGATTGGCCCGAATGGAGCAGGCAAAACGACGTTAATTAAAATGATTATGGGCATTACCCGATCGGATACGGGGGAAATAACGATTTTTGGACAGTCCCTAAGCTTACAGGCGGCTGAAATTAAGCAGCGAATCGGCTTTGTATCCGATGAGTGCCATTATTATGAGCATTTATCGATCCAGTCGATGAAAAATATTATTGCCCCGTTTTATAAAAAATGGGACGATCACGCTTTTTCCCGATTGCTTGAGCGCTTCGAGCTGTCTCCCAAAATGAAAATAAGCAGTCTTTCCAAAGGGATGAAAATGAAGCTGGCGCTTGCCTTTGCGCTATCCCATCAAGCGGATATGCTTATAATGGATGAGCCGACAGCGGGGCTAGATCCCGTTTTCCGGCGCGAGCTGCTGGATTTACTTGCCGAAATTATGCTGGATGAGCGGAAATCAATTTTATTTTCGACGCATATTACAACCGATCTGGATCGAATTGCCGATTATATTGCTTTTCTGCATCGCGGCAAGCTCGTCTTTAACGAGTCGAGGGAGCAAATTCAGGAGCGGTATGTGTTAGTGAAAGGGCCGGTAGGCTTGCTTGAAGCTCCAAGCGTTAAAGCAGCGTTTATCGGCATTCGGGAATCGCTCGTCGGGTTTGAAGGTCTGACAGATCGAGGACATGAAATAGCTGCTATGGTGGGTGATGGTGCGCAGCTTAGTCGTCCTACGCTGGAGGATATTATGTACTTTACCGCTAAGGGGGAGAAGGGCCATGCTGCTGCTGTTACGTAA
- a CDS encoding ABC-2 transporter permease: MLLLLRKDLFILRYYFLYVLLYLYLFGFLMYNQASFILVAALSAIMLMTFSATLDAKNKSMIVIASLPVSSKSIVQAKYAAVLLFALIGIVASASVYAINIALVGREMVYAASFIPIIFFIIAVYASLYYPIYYRFGFSASRIVGLVAVALPVTFLMVFGGVSSSSDTLSFPAAASAAFLAVGVLLLFLSYRLSLIFLEKKGVS; this comes from the coding sequence ATGCTGCTGCTGTTACGTAAGGATTTGTTTATTTTGCGCTATTACTTTTTGTATGTGCTGCTCTATTTGTATTTATTTGGATTTTTGATGTATAACCAAGCTTCTTTCATTTTGGTAGCTGCGCTTTCTGCTATTATGCTCATGACCTTTTCCGCTACCTTGGATGCCAAAAATAAAAGCATGATCGTCATTGCCAGCCTGCCTGTCAGCAGTAAATCAATCGTGCAGGCGAAATATGCAGCTGTCCTTTTATTTGCACTCATAGGGATTGTCGCGAGCGCTTCCGTATACGCCATCAATATAGCACTAGTAGGAAGGGAAATGGTGTATGCGGCTTCCTTTATTCCAATCATTTTTTTCATTATTGCTGTTTATGCTTCGCTTTATTATCCAATCTATTACCGGTTTGGTTTTAGTGCAAGTCGGATAGTTGGCTTGGTTGCAGTTGCCCTTCCTGTGACTTTTCTTATGGTTTTTGGGGGGGTGTCCAGCAGCTCGGATACGCTAAGCTTTCCAGCGGCAGCTAGTGCAGCCTTTCTGGCGGTAGGCGTTTTGCTGCTTTTCCTTTCCTATCGGCTTTCCCTTATCTTTTTGGAGAAAAAAGGGGTAAGCTGA
- a CDS encoding response regulator has product MSISFVIVDDDAVSRRMLHNIIEQSSLGEVLGTAKGGIEAVMLIDELKPDVVLIDMLMPDQDGITTIDQLRAMRYGGKFIMISQIDNKDMVGKAYRSGIEFFIHKPINRVEVQAVLHKMNESWKYERYVTEMKQSLAKLDIIERPPAVQERSIREAARHILMDMGIISEAGSRDMIAAVEYLSELPQPAAFPPLKGLYEAVARTSKQSQSDIDKESKAIEQRMRRAVMTALTNIASIGLTDYSNPKFEHYAPLYFDFKDVRLKMKMMDEEATPDKGKVNIKKFLQVFFMEAMEKNKQA; this is encoded by the coding sequence ATGTCCATTAGCTTCGTAATTGTAGATGATGATGCCGTCAGCAGGCGTATGCTGCACAATATAATTGAACAATCTAGTTTAGGCGAAGTATTGGGTACGGCTAAAGGAGGAATCGAGGCTGTCATGCTGATTGATGAGCTGAAGCCCGATGTTGTGCTGATCGACATGCTCATGCCCGATCAGGACGGCATTACGACGATCGACCAGCTCCGGGCTATGCGCTACGGCGGCAAGTTTATTATGATCTCGCAAATTGACAATAAGGATATGGTTGGAAAAGCTTATCGCAGCGGCATTGAGTTTTTTATCCATAAGCCGATTAATCGCGTGGAAGTGCAGGCTGTTCTACATAAGATGAATGAAAGCTGGAAATATGAGCGTTATGTAACGGAAATGAAGCAGTCGCTCGCCAAGCTTGATATTATAGAGCGCCCGCCAGCCGTACAGGAGCGCAGCATCCGCGAAGCAGCCCGCCACATTTTAATGGATATGGGCATTATTAGTGAGGCTGGAAGCCGCGATATGATTGCTGCCGTCGAATATTTATCCGAGCTGCCTCAGCCCGCTGCTTTCCCTCCATTAAAGGGATTGTATGAAGCCGTTGCGCGTACAAGCAAGCAGAGCCAGAGTGATATAGACAAGGAAAGCAAAGCAATTGAGCAGCGGATGCGCCGCGCCGTCATGACGGCGCTAACCAATATCGCCTCCATTGGACTGACGGATTACAGCAATCCGAAGTTTGAGCATTATGCTCCGCTTTATTTTGATTTCAAGGATGTCCGGCTGAAGATGAAAATGATGGATGAGGAAGCCACGCCCGATAAAGGCAAGGTTAATATTAAAAAGTTTCTTCAAGTGTTTTTTATGGAAGCAATGGAAAAAAACAAACAAGCGTAA
- the kduD gene encoding 2-dehydro-3-deoxy-D-gluconate 5-dehydrogenase KduD, with translation MSFFDLTGKTAIVTGAGRGLGAAIAVGLARAGADIALVTNSTPPTDVEKEIQALGRKTVSIQADVSDRSLLPGIIEQTLSGLGRLDILVNNAGIIRRTPAADHSFEDWQAVLDVNLNSVYVLSQLAGRHMIEQGSGKIINIASMLSFQGGINVPGYTASKHAVAGLTKALGNEWASKNVQVNAIAPGYMSTDNTEALREDPVRSKQILDRIPAARWGESEDMMGPAIFLASAASNYMNGHVLCVDGGWMNR, from the coding sequence ATGAGCTTTTTCGATTTGACTGGAAAAACAGCGATTGTAACAGGTGCTGGACGCGGTCTGGGCGCGGCAATTGCTGTAGGCTTGGCAAGAGCGGGAGCAGATATTGCGCTGGTGACGAACAGCACGCCTCCAACTGACGTAGAGAAGGAAATTCAGGCGCTTGGCCGCAAAACGGTATCCATTCAAGCCGATGTATCGGACCGCAGCCTGCTGCCGGGCATTATCGAACAGACGCTGTCGGGACTTGGACGCCTCGACATCTTGGTTAACAATGCGGGCATTATCCGTCGTACGCCTGCTGCGGATCACAGCTTTGAAGACTGGCAAGCGGTGCTTGATGTCAATCTGAATTCGGTTTATGTGCTCAGCCAGCTGGCTGGTCGCCATATGATTGAGCAGGGCTCAGGCAAAATCATCAACATTGCATCCATGCTGTCCTTCCAAGGTGGCATTAATGTGCCGGGCTATACGGCGAGCAAGCATGCAGTAGCTGGTCTGACAAAGGCGCTGGGCAACGAATGGGCTTCAAAAAATGTGCAGGTGAACGCGATTGCTCCAGGCTACATGAGCACTGACAACACCGAGGCACTTCGTGAGGATCCGGTTCGCAGCAAGCAAATTCTCGACCGTATTCCAGCCGCGCGCTGGGGTGAATCCGAGGATATGATGGGGCCGGCGATTTTCCTCGCCTCCGCTGCATCGAACTATATGAATGGCCACGTCCTCTGCGTAGATGGCGGATGGATGAACCGTTAG
- the gtfA gene encoding sucrose phosphorylase, whose translation MAVKNQVQLITYPDSMGGDLKALNDVLLKHFADVFKGGIHILPPFPSSGDRGFAPLTYLEIEPSFGTWDDIRAIGEKFDVLVDLMVNHISRQSEYFQDFLQKGRKSEYADLFLTLDKLWESGEPVQEDIAKMFLRRPLPYSTYTIAETGEEEKVWTTFGKTDPSEQIDLDIKSQLFKQLMIDFFMNFKRQNVKIVRLDAVGYVIKKLGTSCFFVEPDIYEFLDWMMELANSLDIDLLPEVHAHYTTQYKLAERGYWIYDFILPYRVLDALMNKSSHELCHYLRTRPQKQFTMLDCHDGIPVKPDMDDLIDTQEARKLVDVCLERGSNLSLILSDEHKADDGFDVHQIRCSFYSVLNGEDDAYLAARAIQFFAPGVPQVYYVGLLAGENDLEGVKKSGEGREINRHNFSLEEIEQSLKKEVVQRLLKLIRFRNEYEAFNGEFTVMDSSKDEVRLAWKKDNKACSLFINLITNKSVIEYLDLDGKTVQYAV comes from the coding sequence ATGGCCGTGAAAAATCAGGTACAGCTCATCACTTATCCCGATTCAATGGGAGGAGACTTGAAGGCTCTAAACGATGTCCTTCTTAAGCATTTTGCAGATGTGTTTAAAGGCGGCATTCATATCCTACCGCCTTTCCCATCGTCAGGAGACAGAGGATTCGCCCCATTGACTTATCTGGAAATCGAGCCTAGCTTCGGCACTTGGGATGATATTAGAGCTATTGGAGAAAAATTCGATGTATTGGTTGATTTAATGGTTAACCATATTTCAAGGCAATCGGAGTATTTTCAGGACTTTCTCCAAAAAGGACGGAAATCCGAATATGCTGATTTATTTTTAACGTTGGATAAGCTTTGGGAGTCCGGGGAGCCGGTTCAAGAGGATATTGCCAAAATGTTTTTGCGGCGGCCGCTTCCCTATTCCACCTATACGATTGCAGAAACAGGCGAAGAAGAGAAGGTTTGGACGACGTTTGGAAAAACAGATCCTTCGGAGCAAATTGATTTAGATATAAAATCTCAGCTGTTCAAACAATTAATGATAGACTTTTTTATGAATTTTAAGCGGCAAAATGTAAAAATAGTCAGACTCGATGCGGTCGGCTATGTCATTAAAAAGCTTGGAACGAGCTGTTTCTTCGTAGAGCCGGACATATACGAATTTCTTGATTGGATGATGGAGCTAGCCAATTCGTTAGATATAGATTTGCTTCCTGAGGTACACGCACATTATACGACCCAATACAAGCTGGCAGAGCGCGGCTACTGGATTTATGATTTTATACTGCCGTACCGAGTGCTCGATGCTTTAATGAATAAATCCAGCCATGAGCTGTGTCATTATCTGAGAACCCGGCCTCAGAAGCAGTTCACTATGCTTGACTGTCATGATGGCATTCCAGTTAAACCAGATATGGATGACCTCATTGATACACAAGAGGCAAGGAAGCTAGTGGATGTGTGCTTAGAAAGAGGCTCCAACCTCAGTCTTATTTTATCGGACGAGCACAAGGCTGACGATGGTTTTGACGTACATCAAATAAGATGCAGCTTTTATTCTGTTCTGAATGGGGAGGACGATGCATACCTAGCTGCTAGAGCGATTCAATTTTTTGCGCCAGGAGTACCTCAGGTTTATTATGTTGGCTTACTTGCAGGGGAAAATGACCTGGAGGGTGTCAAGAAAAGCGGAGAGGGCCGTGAAATTAACCGCCACAATTTCAGCCTGGAGGAAATTGAGCAGTCGCTAAAAAAAGAAGTCGTGCAGAGACTTTTAAAGCTAATCAGGTTCAGAAATGAGTATGAAGCTTTTAATGGGGAATTTACCGTAATGGATTCATCTAAGGATGAAGTGCGACTGGCATGGAAAAAGGATAATAAGGCCTGCAGCTTGTTTATAAATCTAATAACAAATAAGTCTGTCATTGAGTATTTGGATTTGGATGGCAAGACCGTTCAATATGCGGTATAA
- a CDS encoding transporter substrate-binding domain-containing protein, with protein sequence MKKIGSLLMTSLLALTLSACGSSSENAPAASDGTGASNEIVTYTIGTDATFPPFEYEQDGKYVGIDIDLINAIGELEGFKVDLKPMNFKGIIPAITANQLDAAIAGISITDERKQVVNLSDTYFEAGLSLVVHSDNDSITKPEDLKGKVIAIKKGTAGSEKAEQLAKEYDITLNYFDSSPAMFQEVVNKNADATIEDFPVISYKLAVDPNAHLKIVGERLTGDQYGIAVSKDNEELLQKINDGIKKLKESGKYDEIINKYIGTSAK encoded by the coding sequence ATGAAGAAAATCGGCTCACTTTTAATGACCAGCTTGCTTGCTCTTACCCTTAGTGCATGCGGCAGCAGCAGCGAAAATGCACCAGCCGCCTCGGATGGCACGGGAGCATCGAATGAAATTGTAACGTACACCATTGGAACCGATGCTACGTTTCCACCCTTCGAATACGAGCAGGATGGCAAATATGTCGGCATCGATATTGATTTAATTAATGCTATCGGTGAGCTCGAAGGCTTTAAGGTTGATTTGAAGCCGATGAACTTCAAGGGCATTATCCCCGCTATTACAGCTAATCAACTGGACGCTGCTATTGCCGGCATCAGCATTACCGACGAACGCAAGCAGGTTGTGAATTTGTCCGATACTTACTTTGAAGCAGGTCTGTCTCTGGTTGTCCATTCGGATAATGATTCAATTACGAAGCCGGAGGATTTGAAGGGCAAAGTCATTGCGATTAAAAAAGGAACGGCCGGCTCTGAAAAAGCTGAACAATTAGCTAAGGAATACGACATTACCCTAAATTATTTTGATAGCAGCCCTGCCATGTTCCAAGAGGTAGTCAACAAAAATGCGGATGCTACTATCGAGGATTTCCCTGTCATTTCCTATAAGCTTGCTGTTGATCCAAACGCTCATTTGAAAATCGTTGGTGAAAGGCTCACAGGCGATCAATATGGCATTGCAGTGAGCAAAGACAACGAGGAGCTGCTGCAAAAAATCAATGACGGCATCAAAAAGCTGAAGGAAAGCGGCAAATACGATGAAATCATTAACAAATATATAGGAACGTCTGCAAAATAA
- the kduI gene encoding 5-dehydro-4-deoxy-D-glucuronate isomerase — protein MEIRHTTNPTDVKQYTTERLRQEFLIESLFEQDRLTSVYTHYDRMVVGGAFPVNEKLVLEAGDTLKTEYFLERREIGFLNIGGDAIITVDGESYELSRLDVLYVGKGKRDVQLASKDKANPTKLYFCSALAHAEYPTRKMTMEEANPTHLGSLETSNERVLYKYIHGDGIQSCQLMLGVTSLKTGSVWNTMPSHVHDRRMEAYLYFDVNQDARVFHMMGEPSETRHLVVANEQAIISPPWSIHSGVGTSNYTFCWSMAGENYTFTDMDAVKMEELK, from the coding sequence ATGGAAATTCGTCACACAACTAACCCAACGGATGTAAAGCAATATACGACGGAGCGTCTTCGTCAGGAATTTTTGATCGAAAGCCTGTTTGAGCAGGATCGCCTTACTTCGGTTTACACGCACTATGATCGTATGGTTGTAGGCGGCGCGTTTCCTGTGAACGAGAAGCTTGTACTGGAAGCGGGAGATACGCTCAAAACCGAATATTTTCTGGAGCGCCGGGAAATTGGCTTCCTGAACATTGGCGGCGATGCCATTATTACGGTTGATGGCGAGTCGTACGAGCTTAGCCGTCTTGATGTTTTGTATGTAGGTAAAGGCAAGCGTGACGTTCAACTGGCAAGCAAGGATAAAGCGAACCCAACGAAGCTGTATTTCTGCTCTGCGCTGGCGCATGCGGAATATCCGACTCGCAAAATGACGATGGAAGAAGCGAACCCTACTCACCTTGGTTCTCTGGAAACGTCCAACGAGCGCGTATTGTACAAGTATATCCATGGCGATGGCATTCAAAGCTGTCAATTAATGCTGGGTGTAACGAGCCTCAAAACAGGCAGCGTTTGGAACACAATGCCTTCGCACGTACATGACCGTCGTATGGAAGCTTATCTGTACTTCGATGTGAACCAGGATGCACGCGTATTCCACATGATGGGCGAGCCTTCGGAGACGAGACATTTGGTCGTTGCCAATGAGCAGGCAATTATTTCGCCGCCATGGTCGATTCACTCGGGTGTTGGCACGAGCAATTATACGTTCTGCTGGTCGATGGCGGGCGAAAACTACACGTTCACGGATATGGACGCTGTGAAAATGGAAGAGCTTAAGTAA
- a CDS encoding DeoR/GlpR family DNA-binding transcription regulator — MLAAERHRQIIIQLEEKGSVKVSELSERFKVTEKTVREDLEKLEEKGLLKRMHGGAVLPPDDESLLPLQYPNSKHQQEKVAIAEQALTHIVENDIIALDAGSTTLEIAKRLKNMPLTVLTNDLLIIRELTAKEQIRLVIPGGYRFQNLLIGTDWQEWVKRLNVHKLFLSTTGIHLEYGLTIFTEELAKLKQVYMECARDIYCIADHSKFDKGALLTFAALKDVHTIITDSHIDAAVADKYEQQGVRIEKA; from the coding sequence ATGCTTGCCGCTGAACGTCATCGACAAATTATTATTCAGCTGGAGGAGAAGGGCAGCGTCAAAGTATCCGAGCTGAGCGAGCGTTTCAAGGTGACGGAAAAGACGGTACGCGAAGATTTGGAGAAGCTGGAGGAGAAGGGGCTGCTCAAGCGCATGCATGGCGGAGCGGTGCTCCCTCCAGATGATGAAAGCTTACTGCCTTTGCAGTATCCGAATAGCAAGCATCAGCAGGAGAAGGTCGCAATTGCCGAGCAGGCGTTAACCCATATTGTTGAAAATGATATTATCGCGCTGGATGCGGGCAGCACCACGCTGGAAATTGCGAAGCGGCTCAAAAACATGCCGCTGACCGTGCTCACCAACGATCTGCTCATTATTCGCGAGCTGACGGCGAAGGAGCAGATCCGCCTCGTTATACCCGGCGGCTATCGCTTTCAAAATCTGCTCATTGGAACGGACTGGCAGGAATGGGTCAAGCGGCTAAATGTGCATAAGCTGTTTTTATCGACGACGGGTATTCACTTGGAGTACGGGCTGACGATTTTCACCGAGGAGCTGGCCAAGCTCAAGCAGGTATATATGGAATGCGCCCGCGATATTTATTGCATAGCCGACCATAGCAAGTTCGACAAGGGAGCGCTGCTTACGTTTGCCGCTTTGAAGGATGTTCATACGATTATAACCGATTCGCACATTGATGCAGCTGTGGCTGACAAATACGAGCAGCAGGGCGTGCGTATAGAGAAGGCCTGA
- a CDS encoding GntR family transcriptional regulator: MNIILSNASNDPIYVQITQQIRSLILNGTLSSGQPLPSIRQLAKDLQISVITTKRAYEELEKEGLIDSVVGKGSFVTGVNADFVREQRMKRLEQQMLAVIKEGKALRLSLSELQQHIELLYEEGDLDI, encoded by the coding sequence ATGAACATTATTTTATCCAACGCTTCAAATGATCCGATCTATGTACAAATCACCCAGCAAATTCGCAGTCTAATTTTAAACGGCACACTTAGCTCAGGGCAGCCGCTGCCCTCGATTAGGCAGCTTGCCAAAGATTTGCAGATCAGCGTCATTACAACAAAGCGGGCTTATGAGGAATTGGAGAAGGAAGGACTTATTGACTCGGTCGTTGGCAAAGGCTCGTTCGTAACGGGTGTGAATGCCGATTTTGTTAGAGAGCAGCGCATGAAGCGGCTGGAGCAGCAAATGCTCGCCGTCATTAAAGAAGGGAAGGCGCTGCGTCTGAGCCTGAGTGAACTTCAGCAGCACATCGAGCTGCTATATGAGGAAGGAGATTTGGACATATGA